GGGACCATCCTCCAAGGCTAAATACTCCTGAAAGACCGATAGTGAACAAGTACTGTGAAGGAAAGGTGAAAAGCACTTCGAATAGAAGGGTGAAAGAGAACCTGAAACCGTACGCCTACAAGCGGTCGGAGCAGATTTATTCTGTGACGGCGTGCCTTTTGCATAATGAGCCTACGAGTTAATTTTACTAGCGAGCTTAAGCACTTCAGGTGCGGAGGCGGAGCGAAAGCGAGTCTGAATAGGGCGCATAGTTAGTAGGATTAGACGCGAAACCTTGTGATCTACCCATGGGCAGGTTGAAGCTTTGGTAACACAAAGTGGAGGACCGAACCGGTTGACGTTGAAAAGTCTTCGGATGACTTGTGGGTAGGGGTGAAAGGCCAATCAAACTGGGAGATAGCTCGTACTCCCCGAAATGCATTTAGGTGCAGCGTCGATGTAAAGTTTATTAGAGGTAGAGCTACTGATTGGATGCGGGGGAGTCAAATCCTACCAATTCCTGACAAACTCCGAATGCTAATAAATGTTCGTCGGCAGTGAGGGCATGGGTGCTAAGGTCCATGTCCGAAAGGGAAAGAACCCGGACCAACAGCTAAGGTCCCCAAATCTATACTAAGTTGAAACAACGCGGTTGAACTGCATTGACAGCTAGGATGTTGGCTTGGAAGCAGCCATTCATTTAAAGAGTGCGTAACAGCTCACTAGTCGAGCGGTTCGGCATGGATAATAATCGGGCATAAGTATAGTACCGAAGCTATGGATTTATAACTTTAGAGTTATATCTGGTAGGGGAGCATTCTGTTTGCACAGAAGCAGTATCGTGAGGTATTGTGGAGCGGACAGAAAAGAAAATGTAGGCATAAGTAACGATAAAGCGGGCGAGAAACCCGCTCACCGAAAGACTAAGGTTTCCTCAGCCATGCTAATCAGCTGAGGGTTAGTCGGGACCTAACGCGAACCCGAAAGGGGAAGTGGATGGACAATGGGTTAATATTCCCATACTTGCTCACACTAAAAAGGGGACGGATTTACGTACTTGCTGGAGACTGACGGAATAGTCAAGGCCTAGCCTTCGGGCGAAGCTGCTGCAGGGAAATAGATTCCAAGAAAAGCCGAAGTGAAGCAACCCGTACCAAAACCGACACAGGTAGTCGAGGAGAGAATCCTAAGGTGCTAGAGTGAATCATGGTTAAGGAACTAGGCAAAATAGTCTCGTAACTTCGGAAGAAGAGACGCCATCAGCAATGGTGGCCGCAGTGAAGAGGCCCAGGCGACTGTTTATCAAAAACACAGGACTCTGCTAAATCGAAAGATGCTGTATAGGGTCTGACACCTGCCCGGTGCTGGAAGGTTAAGGAAGGTTGTTAGCGTAAGCGAAGCAATTAACTGAAGCCCCAGTAAACGGCGGCCGTAACTATAACGGTCCTAAGGTAGCGAAATTCCTTGTCGGGTAAGTTCCGACCTGCACGAATGGTGTAACGATCTGGGCACTGTCTCAACCATGAGCTCTGTGAAATTGTAGTATCGGTGAAGATGCCGATTACCCGCAATGGGACGAAAAGACCCTGTGAACCTTTACTATAACTTCGTATTGACTTTGAATAAACAATGTGTAGGATAGGTGGGAGACTTTGAAGCGGGCACGCCAGTGTCTGTGGAGTCAACGTTGAAATACCACCCTTTGTTTATTTGGAGCCTAACTCCGACTTGTCGGAGGACATTGCGTGGTGGGTAGTTTGACTGGGGTGGTCGCCTCCAAAAGAGTAACGGAGGCTTTCAAAGGTACCCTCAGCACGCTTGGTAACCGTGCGTAGAGTGTAATGGCATAAGGGTGCTTGACTGTGAGACCTACAAGTCGATCAGGTGCGAAAGCAGGACATAGTGATCCGGTGGTTCCGTATGGAAGGGCCATCGCTCATAGGATAAAAGGTACTCCGGGGATAACAGGCTAGTCTCCCCCAAGAGCTCACATCGACGGGGAGGTTCGGCACCTCGATGTCGGCTCGTCACATCCTGGGGCTGGAGAAGGTCCCAAGGGTTGGGCTGTTCGCCCATTAAAGTGGCACGCGAGCTGGGTTCAGAACGTCGTGAGACAGTTCGGTCTCTATCTATTGCGGGCGTTAGATGTTTGAGAGGGCTTGAATCTAGTACGAGAGGACCGATTTGAACAAACCTCTGGTGTATCAGTTGTACCGCCAGGTGCACCGCTGAGTAGCTACGTTTGGTAAGGATAAGCACTGAAAGCATATAAGTGCGAAACCTGCCTCAAGATGAGACATCTTTTAAGGGTCGTTGGAGATGACAACGTTGATAGGCTACAGGTGTAAAGTCAGTAATGTCATAGCCGAGTAGTACTAATTACCCGTAGATTTATAGCTTAATATACCCAATATCCACGTAAGTGCATTAAAGGTTTACTCTTTGTGAGCGTTTTTATCGATAACAATAGAACCAAGATATCAGAACCAAGAACCAAGATTAAAGTCTTGCATCTTGAATCTAGCATCTTGACTCTAAATAACATATTTAGGGTGGTTTTAGCAGAGGGGCTCACCTGTTCCCATTCCGAACACAGAAGTTAAGCCCTCTAGCGCCGATGGTACTGCGAAAGCGGGAGAGTAGGTCGCCGCCAGTCTTTTTAAACCTCAATCATTTATTTGATTGAGGTTTTTTTATGCCTAAATAGTTTGGATTCATATTCATGTAAACTATAATTTTTCTATAGAACTGTATACCTTACAACCGCAACTGATATTTAATGATTCTACAATTATATAGATTAATAAATTCTTTACTCAGTTGTTACACAAAAAACAAAAAAGACCTTCCATTGCAGAAGGCGAAGACTAAAAAACATTAAAAGCTATTCTCTTTGCTTGGGAGATGGCGGTGATGTTAGGTTTTTCTCTTTTAATATATCCTTTTCGATTTTTTTAGCCAGTTCAGTTCCCCATTCTCGCCCAATCTCCATACTTTCTTGGTAGATAACCGGCATTTTTATTATTATTTTTTGCCCTGTCGTCGTTTTATAAAAAGCAATAACATCACTAATCTCGCTTTCGGAAAAATGTTTTAGATATACAGGTATAATTTGGTCAATCACTTGGTCAAAATTGGCCAGTTTCATGGCTTTCTGCCAATATTCTGTCGGCACATCAGGGTATGTCGATTGATAATAGCTTAATATTTGCTCAAAAGTGCTTTCCATCATTTGGGTGGTACCTGTGATTGAAAGTAACTCCTTTACTTTTTGTTCCTTGGTTTGCTGTGCATTTGCGACATTTCCTATCAAGCAGCATGCGGCAACAATGACAATTTTTATCATCACTTTATTTTACTATAAATTTCTTGTCTCTAATTAACGCTGCAATCGCCAACATGTCCTCGCCAATCAACCGGTCGTCTTCTAACTTTGAAACTTTGGTACGAATCAATGTGTAGGCATCTTCTACATAATTCGAACATTTTGCAGGTCGTCTGAACTCTAACCCTTGGGCAGCAAACATTAGTTCGACAGCCAAGATATTTTCGAGGTTTCCTAATACTTGATTGAATTTTCTACCCGAAATACTTCCCATCGACACATGATCTTCTTGGCCTAAACTTGTTGGTATGGAATCTGCCGAAGCCGGAAAACATAGCGTTTTATTCTCTGTCACCAATGCTGCTGATGTATATTGCGGAATCATAAAACCTGAATTAAGCCCTGTACTTTCTGTCAGAAGTCTTGGAAGTCCGAATTTACCTTCTAGCAAAAGATAGCTCCGCCTGTCCGAAATATTTCCGAGTTCGGCTGCAGCTAAAGTCGCATAATCAAGAGGTAAGGCTAAGGGTTGCCCATGAAAATTACCGCCTGAGATGGATTCTTCTTCACTCAGTACAATAGGATTGTCGGTGACAGAATTAATTTCAGTTTCGGCAAGTTCTTTCAGATGTTCATAGGCGTTTCTGCTGGCGCCGTGCACTTGTGGTACACATCGCATGGAGTAAGGGTCTTGTACGCGGTCGCATGATTCGTGCGCCTGCAGGTTTTCAGAATTTTCCAGGAATTTGCGCATTCTTTCAGCAACTAACAGACTTCCTTTAAAAGGCCGTATTTGGTGAAGCTCTGCTTTAAAAGGACTTGCGGATCCACGGTAGGCTTCAAGACTCATGGCCGCGGTTAAATCTGCCAGGTCGAGTAAATATTCAAATTTTAATAACCCCAAAACAGCGTGTGCAAGTATAAACTGCGTACCATTAATTAACCCTAAACCTTCCTTGGGACCGAGCTTCAATGGTGTTATCCCAAAGTTTTGCAAGACTTCAGCAGTATCTTTGATGGCGTTTCCTGCCCAAACTTTCCCTAAACCTATAAGTGGTAAAACTAAATGGGCCAGCGGTGCCAGATCACCAGATGCACCTACAGAACCCTGCTCTGGAACTACGGGAATAATGTCATTCTCCAACATCCAGATCATCCGTTCGATCACTTCTAGGGAAACCCCCGAGAAACCTCTGGATAATGCATGAATCTTCGTGACCATCATTACTTTTGATAGGTCTTTCGATATGGGTTTGCCTACACCCACAGCATGAGATATTATTAAGTTATACTGTAATGTAGCGGTTTCTTCTGCTGAGATTTTAACATCACACAATGGGCCGAAGCCTGTATTGATGCCATAGACTGTTCGGGCAGATTCTACAATGTTCTGCACATTGTCCTGCGATTTTTGTATGCGGGCAATTGCACGATCATCAAGGCGAGCTATCCTAGGATTTGAGATTATTTCTTCGATGTCTTTTATGGTGAAGAAATCTGTACCGTAAACCATATCTTAATTTTTCCTTAAAAATAAGGAAATTTCGGGTGCTTACGGATAATATTTATCACCAGATGACCGGTACGTTTTCGAAAACTACAGGCTGCGGATTTGATATTTGGTCAATCGGGTACAGATAAAGGATTAAAGCCTTAATTACAGGGAAATACGCATCGGTTTTCTTGAAAAGTATACCGCCTTTATACGGCACATTCTGCAAAATATCATTAGTCACAACCTTCCCATTTGGCGCAAGATATAAGTGTGTAGTCTGGTATTGGTTGCCTTGCATATCAACCATCACCGCACGCTCACACTGTAAGATCCGCCGTGGACTGTCGGCTGTATTCTTGTAATTAAATGAAATGGCAATATTACCATCTTTGCGTGAGCCTATGACCTGTGTAATATCAATATCTAAATCTTCGAAAGTAGCCTTACGCACGGCTTTTGTAGAATTAAGTACATTTTTGTAATACTGTACCTGACGGCTGAGTTCAAATATCTCGAGTCGGTTTTGGTTCAGTTTTTGGCTCAGTTGGGCATAGTCGGCGTTCTGTGAATAAAATAGCTGCGCCAATACCAGAGATATCAGCAGAATTTTGATTTTCATGTTCGTTGGTTTATCAGTTTTTAACAGTTTTTAACTGTATTAAACTTCGACAAATGTAAAGACATAAGCATCTTCCCGCACGGTATTTTCACCCTAAAATATCTAATTAAAAATATGGATTAACAATGTATCTCACAGCATTTATTCTCCCACTTCAAACAAAAGCAAATTCTTTATTTTTGTCTTATGAATCCTGATCTTGAGTTACAGCTAAAGACACTTCCTTCGGAACCCGGAGTGTACCGTTATTACGATAAAAACGGGCAGCTACTGTATGTAGGTAAAGCAAAACACCTTAAAAAAAGAGTGCTGTCTTATTTCAATAAGAACTTATCTGGCTACCGAACGCGTATCATGGTTGGGAAAATACATCGTTTGGAGACGACTATCGTGCCAAGTGAATACGACGCG
This DNA window, taken from Chryseobacterium sp. 6424, encodes the following:
- a CDS encoding DUF2059 domain-containing protein, yielding MIKIVIVAACCLIGNVANAQQTKEQKVKELLSITGTTQMMESTFEQILSYYQSTYPDVPTEYWQKAMKLANFDQVIDQIIPVYLKHFSESEISDVIAFYKTTTGQKIIIKMPVIYQESMEIGREWGTELAKKIEKDILKEKNLTSPPSPKQRE
- the hutH gene encoding histidine ammonia-lyase, translating into MVYGTDFFTIKDIEEIISNPRIARLDDRAIARIQKSQDNVQNIVESARTVYGINTGFGPLCDVKISAEETATLQYNLIISHAVGVGKPISKDLSKVMMVTKIHALSRGFSGVSLEVIERMIWMLENDIIPVVPEQGSVGASGDLAPLAHLVLPLIGLGKVWAGNAIKDTAEVLQNFGITPLKLGPKEGLGLINGTQFILAHAVLGLLKFEYLLDLADLTAAMSLEAYRGSASPFKAELHQIRPFKGSLLVAERMRKFLENSENLQAHESCDRVQDPYSMRCVPQVHGASRNAYEHLKELAETEINSVTDNPIVLSEEESISGGNFHGQPLALPLDYATLAAAELGNISDRRSYLLLEGKFGLPRLLTESTGLNSGFMIPQYTSAALVTENKTLCFPASADSIPTSLGQEDHVSMGSISGRKFNQVLGNLENILAVELMFAAQGLEFRRPAKCSNYVEDAYTLIRTKVSKLEDDRLIGEDMLAIAALIRDKKFIVK